From Paenibacillus sp. FSL H8-0537:
CTTTTCCCGCCATCCACTGTGCTGTAAATCGCTGGGGAATTCAGGCTTGTGTCCGCCATAAACCCGACATAGGTGCTCGTAAACGAGATGGTGTTGGCATAACCGACCGTATCCGACGGCGCAAACCAGGTTTGTCCGCCATTGGAGGAGCGGCCAATGCCGATGCGCTGCGCCGCTGGGGAATACGCGCTCAAAATCGCTGTGCCACCCACCAGCTCAAGGTCGCTCGGATGTCCGCCCGGTGATGCCGGCCCTTGAGAAACAAGTCCTTTTGCTTCTCCAGGCGCGCTGCCACCGCCTGCTGTGCTCTGGCTAATGACTTTGCGCCAGCTTGCACCGTTGTTAGCCGAAGCGTATACCGAATAAGATTGCTGCGACATGCCCGCTCCACCATTAAATTGCGCCCATACCCCAGTGCCATCTGCAACGATTTTGCCGCCGCTCAGCTCGTCCGCCTTCACATGAAGGGAAGTCGTCCAGGTCACGCCTCCGTCCGTCGTTCTCGACAGGTTATAGCCGAGACCCGGCAGGATGACTAACGCCCAGCCCTGCTTGTCATTTACAAACTCCGCATAGCGCGTATTTGCCGGGGTTGCGATTTTCGCCCAGCTTTTCCCGCCATCCTTCGTTTTATAGGCAAAGGCATTCGTATAACCAAAGCCATTATTTTTATCTATAAAATGAATGCGCTGCAGTTGAAGAGTGCCTGTAGGCAGCTTCGTAAACTTGCTTCCACCATCCGTCGTATACAGCAAAGCGTTCGGACCATTGCTCGCAGATTTAGCTAGTGCCCAGCCCGTCGTATTAGAGATGAAGTCCAGCTGGGTAAACTGCCATGTTCCTTTATATATCGATTGCCAATGGGAGCCAGCATCCGATGTCCCGATTAGAAAGCCGTTGCCAGCAGCCCGTCCTGTCGTTGCATTTAAAAACTGGATATCGCTAAAGTGGTAGGCGCTGTCGCCTGCCGGCTTTCCGCTGAATAAACCCTGCTCAACTGTAGAGTCCGCTGCCCCAGCTGTAGGCAACATCGTTGCCAAGCCAATCGCAATAGCCGCTGCTGCCATCATGCTTTTCCCTTTGGAGATCGATCGTGTGGATGTTTTCATTATGAATGTCCTCCTGCTCGTAGGTGGTTTAATAAACATTATGACTCTGCCTTCTTAATACCCTTCATCCACCAAAACGAATCTTATCTTTAAATAGTTGCATGGTAAAAGAACACAATGTAAATAACTGATTTGTAACTATTTATCCTTTGCATTTTTCTATAATCATTATGATAATAAAGGTTACAGCCCTCATTCAAATTAAATGTTGCGCAACAAAATTAGACATAGGCAGGTAAGAGGCAAAATGGACAACAGCAAGCAGTCACAAGGACATATCGCGCGAAGTGCACATAAGAAACAGGGAAACAAAACGTACAGGGCTGGGCTTGACGGAATCAGAGCAATCGCTGTAATTGCGGTTATTGTGTACCATCTTCATCCCGGATGGATGCTGGGCGGACTGCTCGGTGTAGGCATCTTTTTTGTCCTATCCGGCTATTTGATTACAAGTATATTAATGCATGAGCTTGAACGACATGGAAAAATAGATTTGAAAGCTTTTTGGATTCGTCGGGCAAAAAGATTGCTTCCCGGCATGCTGTTTATGATTGCGGTCACCGGGGCAGCGACCCTGCTGTTTGCCTATCCGCATTGGTCTCCCTTTTTAACCGACTTACCGGGCGTGCTGCTCTATGTGAGCAATTGGTGGCTCATTTTACATAATGTTTCTTATTTCGAAAGCTTTGGCCCCGCCTCGCCGCTCGGCCATTTATGGTCACTTGCTGTAGAAGAACAGTTTTATTTGGCGTGGCCGCTTATGCTCTTAGTAGGTCTGCGTTTTTTGAAACGGCGCCGTGCGCTGCTGCTGGGCATACTTGCGCTGGCTGTGCTTTCGGCCGCTGCTATGGCATGGCTTTATCAGCCTGACAGTGATCCGAGCCGTGTTTATTATGGAACAGATACGCGCATGTTCGGCCTGCTCATCGGGGCAGCGCTCGCTCTTATATGGCCGTTTCATAAGCTCAAACCACGCGTTTCCAATGAAGCGAAGCTTACGCTTGATATAATCGGCGGAATGGCGCTGCTTATGTCGCTGCTTGCTTTTTGGTATACGAATGAGTATCAGCCCTTCTTATACCTAGGAGGCATGCTGCTGCTGTCCTTTGTATCGATGCTGCTCATTATGACAGCGGCGCATCCAGCCAGCCGAATCGGTCGTTTATTATCGATTCCGCCGCTTCGTTTTATCGGCGTTCGTTCTTATGGACTGTATTTGTGGCATTATCCGGTCATTATTTTGACGAGTCCGGCTGTGGACACGGGTGAAATTTCGATGATGCGCCTAAGTTTGCAGCTTGTGTTGATGCTTGTGCTTGCCACCGTATCCTATAAATATGTTGAACAGCCCCTACGTCACGGAAGCATTAGAAAGCTGTGCAGGCAATTCCCCGCCTGGATGGCCGCCCATTCCTATCGAAGAGCCTTTACCGCCTTTTTCATCGTGTGCTTATTCGTCACGTTTTCGTTTGCGCTGCGAATGGATTGGTTAGAATCGATCTGGGGCAATAAGCCGCTCACACATGTGCAGGCGTCGGGTAATTACGCCGCTGGAGATGCCGAAGCTCCAGGGACGGAGCCCGGTGTTGAAGGAAGCTCTGGTACTGGGACGGGAGCAGAATCAGCCGCACCAGAGCAGACGCCGAGTCCGTTAGTGAAACCGACCGAGTCGGGTGGAGATGGGGGCGAGAGGGCGCCGGAGCATGTAGAAGAGCAGCCTTCTCATTCTGAAACAAAAATTACCGCAATTGGAGATTCGGTCATGCTCGACATTCAGAGCGAGCTGGAAAAGCTCGTTCCCAGCATAGCGGTAGACGGTCAAATCGGCAGGCAAATGTCTGAGGCTCCACCTATTCTTGAACAGCTTCAGCAGCAAGGCACACTTGGCGACACCGTTATTATTGAGCTCGGAACGAACGGCGCTTTTGCAAGCAAGCAGCTTTCGCGAATTTCTGATCTGCTTAAGAATAATAAAAAAATTATATTGGTGAACACGAGGGTCCCTCGGCCGTGGGAGCAAATCGTCAACGATGCTCTAGCCAAAGCCGCCAGAGCGGGCAAAAATATGGTTCTCGTTGACTGGCACACGGCCAGCTCTGGCAAAGACGACTATTTTTCACAAGATGGTGTCCATCTGACGGCTAAAGGAGCGAAAGCGCTGGCGGCACTGATTGCCCGGGCTATTTAAAGCTTGGGTTTGCGGCACGTGCAACATTGCGCAACATCTTGCAACATCAATAAACCGCTTGTCATTGTCTTTCGACATTTGACAGGCGGTTTTATGGGGTTTTAGGCTATACACGGTTGATTAGCCTTTAATCGTTAAAATCGGTTCTACTTCCGCTACGACTTGGGCCATGCCGTGCTCCTCATGCGATTCAATGATGGCATTGATATCCTTGTAGGCATAGGGAGCTTCCTTCTTTAATTCCTCCTCCCATTTCTTCAAAATATCCGGCCGCGATTTAATATCGTTGCGATTAGGATCAATCGGCGTGACCACATTAAACTTGGCAATAAACTCCCGGAATAAAGCATCGTCCACCTTGATGGAATCTCCTCGGGAAAGACTTCTGCCCGCGCCGTGGCTGGCACTGAACAGGCTCTCCCGATTGCCGAGTCCCGCAAGGATATAGCTTCTCGCACCCATCGATCCCGGGATGAATACAGGCTCCCCCGTATATTGGAAAGGCGTGTTCATCATTTGTTCTGCCGACTTCGCGGTGCATGCCCCTTTACGGTGAATAAAGCCCGCACTGTCATCGATCGTCTCTTCCCACACAAAATTATGCGGCGCATCGTACAGCAATTGATAATCGAACGATTTCAAGCTTTGATGCAATGCTTTTTGCAGCATAAGTCCCAAAAACAAGCGATTCGCAAAAGCAAAATTAGCCGCATTGTGAAGGAGATTCCAGTAACGCTTCCATTGCAGCGCATACTGCTCAGATTGCGGCAGCACATAGATGCCATTGCTTGGATGCTTTAATGATGCTGGATAAATGTCTTTCAGCATTTCTTTTATATTGAGGCCTGCATGATGTCCAATCGATACGGAACCCGTATGAATCATCACAACCACTTGGCCTTTCTTAATATTCCATTCGTTAGCCAAGGCATGATTGCGTATATTAACTACCTTTTGTATCTCTACAAAATGGTTCCCGCCGCCAATCGAGCCAATCTGGCTGTCATAGGAAAGCCCCGGGCTGCCTAGAAAGCTGTCGAGTCCGTCTACACCGCCAGCAATGAACGAGCCAGAGCGGTTTACTCTGGCAAGGTCTTGCTCTTGCTGATTTGCATCGTAAAAACCCCATAGACCTTCGCGGCTGCTCCCTTGCTGCGATGCCAAAACACCCGTTAAGCCTTCTTTGAAAATCGCTTCACGCTGCGACCTTGTCATCGGGATATTGCGTCCGCCTTCGAAGAAAATGTGGCGAATGTCCACTTCGATTTTTTTGAGATTGGAACGAATATCGTCCTCTTGAAGCGAAGTCGTGTACAGCCGCATGCCGCAGTTAATGTCATTGCCTACAGCTTGGGGTATGACGAAGCCTTTTGTAAGAATCGTCGTGCCAATCGGGATACCGCTCCCTTTATGGAAGTCCGGCGTAATCGAAACCTCTTCGATCTTGGCATCCGCATTGGAAAAATAGCCGGTCTGGCGCCGCTTCAGCATTTCGACCGATTCATTCACCGTCAGGAGCTGGTCCAACTCTGCCAACGCATTTTTTTCAAGCTTAATCTCGTCATTAATGAAAAATCGTACAGGCACATTACTGCTATTTTTAATTTCCAATCAAGAACCATCCTTTTCTTTTGTTCGTTTATTTTTATGATTGAGCGTTTGAATGTTTTCGACAGAAATGCATAACATGGCTGCTCACCCTTTCGTTATTGATCTATTTGCTTTGCTCGATAATTGGAATATGGGATACAGCATAATTAAAGCCGTATGATAGGTACACTTTCCATTTTAACGGTTAAAAGGTTATATCGTCCATCCTAACAAATTCCAAAAAAAACGACGCGTTCCTTTTTGCAAGGAACACGCCGATTTCACCGATGCAGTCTAATGAGCAATTATTGAATGCCTTGCATAATTGCATTAATAATGCCTTGCTGTGTTACGGTATTATTAGAACGATTGAACAGCGCAAATCCGTGCTGGCCATTGTAGCCGTTATCCCAGTATACAGGAACCAATTTGTATCTCTTGGCCGCGGACGTTACGGCTTTGGCGAATGCTGCACGGTACACATTGTTTGAGGAATCATGTGCGGTTTTGTCTATTGAGCCAAATTCGCCAAGCACAGCAGGGTAGCCTTGAGTCACAAACTTATTATATACGGAATTAAACTGCGCGTTTAAGTAATCCTCCTGCCCCCAATTAGACCTTTTGGAAGGATTCGTAGCTGTGGCTCCCCATTGCGTAATATTTCCGTTTTCCTCGCCTGCAAAATCCCAAGGGGAATAATAATGTACGGAAATCATGATCCTTTTCTCCGAGTTCGGGATTGTGGACGATCTAAAGTTGTCCGTTGGGAGGACGAAGCCATAATTGCCAACGGTATGGTCAATATTCGTATTCCAGCCTGGTATCAGCAACCATCTGGCACTGTTATTGCCCCCGGTCTTCCGAACCGTATCCACGAAGATTTGATTATATGCATTAAGATTGGCGTAGTAGGCCGAATTTGGATTCCCGTAAGTACCGTCAAACACTTCATTCATCGATTCCAAAATAAGCCGCTCGTCATAGTTAATAAACTTGTTGGCGATTTGCTGCCAAACACGCTGGTATTTCTCCTTGATGGCAGCCTGATTTCCGCTATTGACCAGCAACCATCCACCTTGGATGGAATTAAAGCCATCGCCATGAATATTCATAACAACATATAGACCTTCATTGTAGGCAAAGTCAACGACCGTTTTCACTCGGTCCAGCCAGGCGGTATTAATCGTATAGTTGGGAGCGCTTCCAATGTGATTCAAGTAGGAGACGGGAATGCGAATCGTCTTGAAGCCTGCTGCCTTCACCTTTTTTATCAGCGCTGCTGTAATGACCGGATTGCCCCAGGCTGTCTCGCTTGGTGTACCGTTCACCGTCGCCTCAAGCTGATTGCCCAAGTTCCATCCTGCACCCATTTCGGAAACGATTTGCGAAGCCTGCAATGACCTGAAATCCGATGTAATTGGTGTTGCTGCCGATGCCTGAGCGCTCCATCCCGTAAAAACTATCGTAGTCAGCAAGATAAAAGCTAAACTGCAAACGCCGTATTTTCTCATTTTTGCGAGCATGTCTAAACCTCCGCTAAGGTTATTTGGTCGTGCAACAAACAGAACAGTTACCATGATTACTCATAGTCAACGATACAAGAATCCCCCGCCTCCCTTCTTCACCAATCTAGCTTGCGTTGTAATCAAGGATCGACATTTGCAAGCATAATCAACTAAAGGACTCAACTGTATCCCCTTCAACACAATAACATATTATTGGAAAATAAGGCAATATATTCACAATCAATTTAATGGCATATGCGACTCGTGATAACGCAAGTAAAGTCCTCAAATAAACCAAAAAGCAGAAACCCCTGTATGACTAGGACCTTCTGCTTTTGAATATATTATTTTGATTAAATCTGGTAGACGCATAAAACTACCCT
This genomic window contains:
- a CDS encoding acyltransferase family protein, with product MDNSKQSQGHIARSAHKKQGNKTYRAGLDGIRAIAVIAVIVYHLHPGWMLGGLLGVGIFFVLSGYLITSILMHELERHGKIDLKAFWIRRAKRLLPGMLFMIAVTGAATLLFAYPHWSPFLTDLPGVLLYVSNWWLILHNVSYFESFGPASPLGHLWSLAVEEQFYLAWPLMLLVGLRFLKRRRALLLGILALAVLSAAAMAWLYQPDSDPSRVYYGTDTRMFGLLIGAALALIWPFHKLKPRVSNEAKLTLDIIGGMALLMSLLAFWYTNEYQPFLYLGGMLLLSFVSMLLIMTAAHPASRIGRLLSIPPLRFIGVRSYGLYLWHYPVIILTSPAVDTGEISMMRLSLQLVLMLVLATVSYKYVEQPLRHGSIRKLCRQFPAWMAAHSYRRAFTAFFIVCLFVTFSFALRMDWLESIWGNKPLTHVQASGNYAAGDAEAPGTEPGVEGSSGTGTGAESAAPEQTPSPLVKPTESGGDGGERAPEHVEEQPSHSETKITAIGDSVMLDIQSELEKLVPSIAVDGQIGRQMSEAPPILEQLQQQGTLGDTVIIELGTNGAFASKQLSRISDLLKNNKKIILVNTRVPRPWEQIVNDALAKAARAGKNMVLVDWHTASSGKDDYFSQDGVHLTAKGAKALAALIARAI
- a CDS encoding RtcB family protein, translated to MEIKNSSNVPVRFFINDEIKLEKNALAELDQLLTVNESVEMLKRRQTGYFSNADAKIEEVSITPDFHKGSGIPIGTTILTKGFVIPQAVGNDINCGMRLYTTSLQEDDIRSNLKKIEVDIRHIFFEGGRNIPMTRSQREAIFKEGLTGVLASQQGSSREGLWGFYDANQQEQDLARVNRSGSFIAGGVDGLDSFLGSPGLSYDSQIGSIGGGNHFVEIQKVVNIRNHALANEWNIKKGQVVVMIHTGSVSIGHHAGLNIKEMLKDIYPASLKHPSNGIYVLPQSEQYALQWKRYWNLLHNAANFAFANRLFLGLMLQKALHQSLKSFDYQLLYDAPHNFVWEETIDDSAGFIHRKGACTAKSAEQMMNTPFQYTGEPVFIPGSMGARSYILAGLGNRESLFSASHGAGRSLSRGDSIKVDDALFREFIAKFNVVTPIDPNRNDIKSRPDILKKWEEELKKEAPYAYKDINAIIESHEEHGMAQVVAEVEPILTIKG
- a CDS encoding glycoside hydrolase family 5 protein; translation: MLAKMRKYGVCSLAFILLTTIVFTGWSAQASAATPITSDFRSLQASQIVSEMGAGWNLGNQLEATVNGTPSETAWGNPVITAALIKKVKAAGFKTIRIPVSYLNHIGSAPNYTINTAWLDRVKTVVDFAYNEGLYVVMNIHGDGFNSIQGGWLLVNSGNQAAIKEKYQRVWQQIANKFINYDERLILESMNEVFDGTYGNPNSAYYANLNAYNQIFVDTVRKTGGNNSARWLLIPGWNTNIDHTVGNYGFVLPTDNFRSSTIPNSEKRIMISVHYYSPWDFAGEENGNITQWGATATNPSKRSNWGQEDYLNAQFNSVYNKFVTQGYPAVLGEFGSIDKTAHDSSNNVYRAAFAKAVTSAAKRYKLVPVYWDNGYNGQHGFALFNRSNNTVTQQGIINAIMQGIQ